ATTGATGATCAGACGATAATCTGATTGAGATGAATGTGTTGATGTGAATTTAGGAGCAGAGAAACCAGATCCGTATGTTGGAGAGCTCGAGGTATGGTGAAATTTTAACACATATTGAGGAACTCCTCCTGGAGTCTGTTTGTACCATCTAGCAGAATAATCAGTTACAGTCCAGTGTAGCCGTTTGTCCTTTATTGACTGTGATTAATGGACTCTGAGTCACTACAGTCACTCCACTGACACCTGCAGAATAAAAACAAGCTTTATATGAGATTGTGTGTCAAAACACTTGAAATCTGACATCAGATCTGATGAAAACTTACAGGTCAGAAGAGTAAAGAAAGCACAGGATATTGTGATCATCTTGTGATTTGGTCCGTGTGACGTGTAAAGATGAGCAGTGCTGTAGAATAATGCTGAGATGATCAGAGAGAGAAACTTTAAGACAGTCAAGAGCTCTGAGAGGGAGGAGCCACTGAAAGACCCGCCCACCTCCTACAATAGACCCGCCCACATCTGATAAATGTGATGTAATATCTAGTGCAAAACCTTGCTGTACCGTACACTGAAAATGTATAGAATATATTTGTTCATCATGAAAAAATTATTCATGATTGCAGTTTGTCTCCTGAGAACCTGCAGGTCAGTAAGACTCGGCCTGTTTCTCTCCATCCAGAGTGAAAACAGAGAAAACACACAATTTACACACATATGAAATGAGAGTCATTGTGGAGAAGGAGCTTCGATCTAAAGACAGAATAAAACACACGTAAATGAAGCTCAGATTTACTCATGTTGCATGTTTTAGATATCGTAATTTTCAGAATGTAAATTCCAGATATCTACACTGAAATTCTTCCAGTCACAAAGCTAAATGCAGATATCTCCAAAGAAAGGTCTTCCTATAGTTAAAAATCAAATTGAGAAATccataattaaattacagatatctttaaatgaaactgaaattattGCCTAGTCAAAAATCCAATTCAAGATATTGTAATTTGACTAGTCGTAAATTAATTTCagatatataaaatgtattttgaatatCTTTAAAAGTAATGAATTAAAGACATCTTAAATTTGATTATGAGTCAAACACCATTTAGCGATAGGCTACTGTATctcaaattataatttttactaGTGGTAATTCAGTCAGAgaaatctctaaattaattatcactagttaaattgtaatttgaGATATCTCTAAGTAGAATTATGCCTAGTACAAAATCAATTATAGATATCTTTAATCACAATTTCTAATGGTCAAAACTCATTTGTAGACATTAGAAAATATacttttcaatggaagtcaatggaagaATGTGACTATAATCACATTGTAGAAATCTTTATTCCCATTACGACAATTCAAAATATAGATAACTGGAATTGTAATTTTGACTagtcaaaaataaatttaaacttaatttaaaCTAGATATGAGCAATAAATGCTAAAATATCTTGCCATAGTGGAGGACCCCCCGAGGACATCTGTATTTGCCTGTGTGACATGTCACAAATCTCACAATATCTATTATGGGGgaaaacaactgtttttaaaatatcttattttgtgttcagcaggtGAAAGAAAcacatacaggtttgaaacttgagtgtgagtaaatgatgacagaagtttcatttttgtgtgaactgtccctttaagagtgtTTTTGACAGACAGTAGTAGcctatgtatgtatttatgtacTTCTGTTCTCtctgaaatatggttaaagtgtcCTGCTGAATATACTGACAACAAGCATTATAGCagactaaaatatacttttaatataatttctatGAATCGTgaatgtcatgtatttaaacatacacatttgtaattatctaagttgcaatttaatacatttaaaacatatttaggCTGCTAATAACACACACGTAGTTAAATTACATATGCAAGTCAACACATTAAAATCAATTtactatttttctttttaacatAACGATCCACCGTACTTTAAAGTAGCCTAGTTTAAAGTAAAcaataatttgacattattacagtGTAGTagtttttaaaagtatttaacTGAAACAGTCAGAGTACTTTATAAGAGGCCTTTTCcgttaatattatattatctgcattatgttttttttttttaaatataggctTACTTTTATGATATGAAGTATACTAGAATTATATTTAACACAACAAAACACTCCTTTCACAGGGGATACTGGGTTTTCGACATATTACAGCTCACTAGAGGGGGCGAAAAACCCTCAAAAATAATCATTCAGGACATGGAGACTTTTATTCTGTAAATAGCACCGTTGCCGTGGCGACACAGGAAATCTCTCCCATGTAATGCTTGTATCAAGTCAGTCGTTATAAAACAtgaataattaaaacatttcgATACAGTAACTGTTAGCAGGCTAAGTGATCGAGGAGATGTGTTTATTGCTCGGTGCAACTGGAGTAGGAAAAACGCTTTTACTGAAACGACTACAGAATATCCTTTACCAGCTGTTTATATAAGACACACTGCCTCCATAAATATCTGATAGTTTCTAATTATAATTTCACATCGAGTGTTAATGAATATGACTTCTTTATCTGGACTAACAGTTGTGTCAAATGGAGGCGGATTTGGGCGAAGCGCCCGTCACTCTTCCCACGGTGAGAAGCTCTCCTGTTCACACTGATGCTGTTCAGAGGATCAAGTGAAGcttttgaacattttaaacacagaaTAAGAGAAACTGTGTGTTTAAGTGTGACAGTATATTGATTTGGGCTGTCTAAAGCTAAAGTAGcctaaagtatattaaaagtttaaaaaaaagtttacagaAAGAATACAAAATGctagcttttattttaaaacatattttttatttaatgtgcaTGTGTTTGGAAAGAAGGTGTGGACTGGTCAGAGAGGTTCCTGTATGGAGAATGAAAAAATAAGGATTTATTGTTGATGTATTAAGACTATAAAGATTGAAAATGtcatacaaattatttttttttgtctgaaatatcttattctttctttttttaggtTGGCACGAACCTCACAGACCTCATATTTCGAAAGAAGAAGATAACAATACGAGAGTTGGGAGGCTGTATGGGGCCCATTTGGCCAAAATACTACTTAGATTGCACATCTGTTATAGTGAGTATCAACAAAAGATTCAGCAACCTTCACTCCATTTTGTGTTTGGTCCTCTTGAAATGTGTCAAATGTTACACCTTTCCATCTGCTTTTGATCCTGTACAAAATGTAAGGTAAAATAtgaattcataaaattaagacCTAAAGTTAAATATGACAGGGAAAAattgaaagagaaaaaaaaatgttttataaatatataataatacagAAGCCAAAATAGAGGTTTAAGGGAGGTTTGATTTGCTTAACATTTTTGGTCACTGCTCAATTCTCATACATCCATATGTGTTATGAGTTATTATGAATGTACTAGTATATAaacatgttgaaaacagtcCTGTTGAAGATTGAGGTGTGGCAGGTTTTCTTGTTGGACCAGAATCCCTCGATTAGGATCCACTGGACGTGAAGATTGTTTCTGTTCTTGCtggttttctcttcattgctctGAGAGTGCTGGAGGTACATTTACAGTATGATCATGTTGTCCATCATGACTGATATTCGTTTGTTCTTTATGCATTGTAGTTTGTGGTGGACTGTGCCAACATTGCCCAGATTTCCTCGTCCTGCGTACAGCTGCTGTCTGTCCTGTCTGCGGAGCCGCTTCACTCTGCTGCTGTTCTCGTACTCTTCAACAAGAGGTCAGTTGAACTCACTCGCTATGTTTCATTCAACGCTGTGAATTTAACTTGTGCGCAAAATTGGAATATCGCAGAAAAGATCTGAGAATAAAGCAGCGTTtgatgtgttcaagagaacaaaatgcCACTTCCTGTGAAATTGGagcaaaatatctgtaataaaaatggatGTTGCTGCAATCGGGGAAGAAACAGAGGCTCTTTCCGAAATCATAAATGACTTGCGTCTTTGTGAGCGCAATCAACTCTGTCATCTTGTGTTTGGAGGCTTGTGTTTGAGATCTCAATCATGTGAGACGCTTCTGAGAGGgagttaaaggtttagttcacccaaaaaagaaatttctgtcattaattacccaccttcatgtcgttccacacccgtaagacctttgtttatcttcagaacataaattaagatgtttttgatgaaatccaaaagttttttgtttttttttatcccccatagaaggcaatgaaattaccacattcaatgttcagaaagttactaaagacattgttaaaacagtcgacttgactacagtggttcaaaggTATTTTtgtgaagcgacaagaatactttctgGAAGTAATACTTACCTGGAAGTGCTGAACATaaagcatatgagaatgacaggagagagacgaatttgttgaataaagtcgttatttttgatttgtttttctgtattcttgatgcttcataaaattaagtttaAACCACTATattcacgtcgactgtttttacaatgtctttagtacctttcaggaccttgaatgtggtaatttcgttgcttcctatgtgggataaaaaaaaaacctctctgatttcatcaaaaaaatatctttttatggttttacaggtttggaacgacatgagagtgactaataaatgacagaaatttcatttttgggtgaactaaccgtttaaagcaaatcattctgatgacagactttggctcaggcatttcagaacgACCAAACAAACTTTTGAGATGCTGCAGTGTGATTGGTCTGCTGGCTAGTCCAGCTATCCAATCACACACTCTGTTGAGGCAAAGTCACGCGAGTTTGTTGTTCTGCATTGAGAGATTTATTCGGATAAAAATagtcagataaaaaaaatcatatcatcGGATAAAAAATGTATCCGCCTCAATTGAGTGCATTtgttttttatgcacatttttagaatttatgcct
The window above is part of the Chanodichthys erythropterus isolate Z2021 chromosome 3, ASM2448905v1, whole genome shotgun sequence genome. Proteins encoded here:
- the arl16 gene encoding ADP-ribosylation factor-like protein 16 isoform X1, whose protein sequence is MCLLLGATGVGKTLLLKRLQKLCQMEADLGEAPVTLPTVGTNLTDLIFRKKKITIRELGGCMGPIWPKYYLDCTSVIFVVDCANIAQISSSCVQLLSVLSAEPLHSAAVLVLFNKRDLPCTMSLVELKSLFRMDDVIRTAPQSVTTLEISGRSGQGLQDVLAWLFSNRSDT
- the arl16 gene encoding ADP-ribosylation factor-like protein 16 isoform X2, which gives rise to MEADLGEAPVTLPTVGTNLTDLIFRKKKITIRELGGCMGPIWPKYYLDCTSVIFVVDCANIAQISSSCVQLLSVLSAEPLHSAAVLVLFNKRDLPCTMSLVELKSLFRMDDVIRTAPQSVTTLEISGRSGQGLQDVLAWLFSNRSDT